A segment of the Candidatus Pelagisphaera phototrophica genome:
GCAATGCCGCATCAATTCTTTCAAAGCAGTCGGCTTCACCAAACCATTCGCTAGCACGGCATCAAAATGGTTTATATATGGTTTCTGCATGATTTTGCTCATCTACGCAGGCACCTACACGCTCAATGCGATTGAGCTGAAACCAGAGTTGGCACTTGGAGGATTTCTATCCAATCTAGACAATGCAATATTAGCCGGAGTACTTATTGGGCTGTTCGAGGAAATCGTATTTCGAGGACTCGTATTCAGAATGTTCTACACCGCACTGAAACCCATTCCAGCCATACTCGCCTCCTCGGTTTTCTTCGCAATTCTTCATTTCAAGGCTTCGTCCACCTCACTAGAATCGGTGCCTCCAATTGACATTGGATTTGCAGACGGATTTAATATCGCGTTTGGCACAATAGCTGCGCTGGTGACACATTTCGATTTTACTTACCTCGCTGCGATCTTCCTCGTGGGCGTTGTTCTTCATCAAGCGTTCTTAATCACAAACAACCTGTGGGCGAATGTCGCCCTTCATACTGGATGGGTCTTCACAATTAAAGGGATCGGGGACATATTTCAGACCACTGAAGCTGCAAATCTATTTACAGGAACGACAAGAGTGGCTGACGGATACTGGGTAGTCATTGTTCTACTAGCCTTCACCGCTGTTTTCAGTCTTATACTCAAGTCCAAACCAGAAGCCTCTGCAGGAATCAAAGAGCACACATGATACATTCCAACTTTGTTAATCAAAAGGTCGTGGGACGATTTTTCAGGATCGCGGCCTTAATGGGAGCTATTTCGTTCAGTTCCGGCATAGCTATTGGTGAAATGCTAACAGTCGAAGAGTGCATCCAAATCGCCCTCAACAAGAATTTTGATATTCGAATTAGCCAAAACACGACTAGAAGAGCCGCACAAGACGTAGAAATTGCCAACGCCGAGTTTGAGCCCTCCTTTGGTATTACCACTTCCGATAGCTTTAATACCCAAGTTCGATCTGGCGACAGACTCGACGGTGCTGCCCAGCCTCAATCCAATGCCCAAAGCACGCGAGCCACCGTCTCCAAAGATTTTATCAGTGGAGGAACGCTCTCGCTGAGCACACGACTAAATCGAAGATTCTCTAATTCAACCAATAGCACGATCAACCCAAGCTACAACGCGAGCACTACTCTCAGTATTCGCCAGCCATTGCTCAGCGGCTATGGGCCGGCAGTCGCCAAAGCGAGAAAAAGGCTTTCTCTTCTGTCACTTGAACAATCAAAATACGACTTTCAAGCAACCGTTCTAAGAATTATCAACGACACGGAAGTCGCGTATCACTCACTCGCTTTTGCACAAGAGCAACTGGAGGTACGTCGGGCAGCCCTCGAACTAGCTGAAACCCTTTTAGGGGAAAACAAGATGAAGATGGAAACTGGAATCGCAACCAGTCTCGATGTTCTGCAAGCGGAGGTCGGTGTTGCCAATGCTACCGATCGCCTGTTGCGAGCCGAGAAGTCGCTAGAGGACGCTAGGGACAACTTGCTTACCATCCTCGGTGAGGACTCACTGATTAACAAGGAAGTCATCGTAGAGGCACCGGACGTTGCTAATCCTCTAGCCCCAGATTTGGAAAATACATTCTCCAAGGTCATTGATAATGCCCCTCGCTATCTCACACTTCTAAACCAAAGAATCAAAAGGGAAGTTGAACTTAGACGCGCCAAAAGAAATCGGCTTCCCTCCCTTAACTTAAACGGGGCCTATTCCCTAACCGGACTTGAAAGCAATCTCAAAGGGGCCTACGACGATGTCACCGAGAGGGAGAGCTTTAATTGGCAGTGGTCGCTATCCCTAGACATTCCCTGGGGCTTAAATGAGAAAAAGGCCAATTACATCAAAGCCCAAATACAGCTGGACACGGAAGACGCACGCGCCTCTCGCGAGAAGCAACGCCTTTTTCGGGACACTCGAATCGCAGTTCGAAACGTAACCACAGCAATCGATGGAATTAGTATTAAGGAATTAGCTACAAACTTAAGCGCTGAGGAATTCGAAATGGAGAAGGCTAAGTTCGACGCGGGCCTTAGCACTGGAAGACGGGTTCTTGAAGCCCAACAAAGGATGGACGAGTCCAAGGTTGACGAGCTCCAGGCGAAGATCGATCTTCTCAATGGCTACTCCAACCTTAGGGAGCTAGATGGTGCATCCCTCGACCGATACGGAATTCAGTTTGAGTAATGAATCTGCAGACTCTGAGCGGTATGATCTACAAATTGCGGTTATATCCGATACT
Coding sequences within it:
- a CDS encoding TolC family protein, producing the protein MIHSNFVNQKVVGRFFRIAALMGAISFSSGIAIGEMLTVEECIQIALNKNFDIRISQNTTRRAAQDVEIANAEFEPSFGITTSDSFNTQVRSGDRLDGAAQPQSNAQSTRATVSKDFISGGTLSLSTRLNRRFSNSTNSTINPSYNASTTLSIRQPLLSGYGPAVAKARKRLSLLSLEQSKYDFQATVLRIINDTEVAYHSLAFAQEQLEVRRAALELAETLLGENKMKMETGIATSLDVLQAEVGVANATDRLLRAEKSLEDARDNLLTILGEDSLINKEVIVEAPDVANPLAPDLENTFSKVIDNAPRYLTLLNQRIKREVELRRAKRNRLPSLNLNGAYSLTGLESNLKGAYDDVTERESFNWQWSLSLDIPWGLNEKKANYIKAQIQLDTEDARASREKQRLFRDTRIAVRNVTTAIDGISIKELATNLSAEEFEMEKAKFDAGLSTGRRVLEAQQRMDESKVDELQAKIDLLNGYSNLRELDGASLDRYGIQFE
- a CDS encoding CPBP family intramembrane glutamic endopeptidase, whose translation is MIRNERHTLYGLSAREYSPKGLWLLALLYLGSLVAAVFVSLLAWHIVHYLDPEANGYLANKPYPRYFDRARWLCVLFLLPYLFWQCRINSFKAVGFTKPFASTASKWFIYGFCMILLIYAGTYTLNAIELKPELALGGFLSNLDNAILAGVLIGLFEEIVFRGLVFRMFYTALKPIPAILASSVFFAILHFKASSTSLESVPPIDIGFADGFNIAFGTIAALVTHFDFTYLAAIFLVGVVLHQAFLITNNLWANVALHTGWVFTIKGIGDIFQTTEAANLFTGTTRVADGYWVVIVLLAFTAVFSLILKSKPEASAGIKEHT